The following are encoded together in the Oceanobacillus zhaokaii genome:
- a CDS encoding 2-keto-4-pentenoate hydratase yields MKTEYTPNTESLAEHLASAWDKREGVQPVTALIPDLSIDDAYQVQLHTIEEEVKKGQRITGKKIGLTSKAMQDMLGVGEPDYGHLLDQMHVENGGEISFSRVLQPKVEGEIAFILKDDLVGPNVTTMDVLAATEAVVPALEIVDSRIKDWKITLADTVADNASSGLYVLGDKAVKLTDIDIKQIGMTLYKNNVLQNTGVGAAALGDPAKCVAWLANKLSIYGITLKAGEVILSGALSAAIEGEPGDTFYAKFSDLGEVRVSFVGS; encoded by the coding sequence ATGAAAACCGAATACACACCTAATACGGAAAGCCTTGCCGAACACTTAGCTAGTGCATGGGACAAGAGGGAAGGGGTTCAGCCAGTAACTGCGCTGATTCCTGACCTATCAATAGATGATGCATATCAAGTACAATTGCACACAATTGAAGAAGAAGTTAAAAAAGGACAGCGTATTACCGGGAAAAAAATTGGATTAACCTCCAAAGCTATGCAAGATATGCTTGGTGTAGGCGAGCCGGATTACGGGCATTTATTAGACCAGATGCATGTAGAGAACGGTGGAGAAATTTCATTTTCGCGTGTGTTACAGCCAAAGGTTGAAGGTGAAATTGCGTTTATTCTTAAAGATGATTTAGTAGGACCGAATGTTACGACGATGGATGTGCTTGCTGCAACAGAAGCAGTTGTACCAGCACTAGAAATTGTTGATAGCAGAATCAAAGATTGGAAGATTACATTAGCAGATACAGTTGCTGACAATGCTTCATCTGGACTGTATGTACTAGGTGATAAAGCAGTGAAACTTACAGATATCGATATAAAGCAAATCGGCATGACGTTATATAAAAATAATGTGCTGCAAAATACAGGTGTTGGTGCAGCAGCATTAGGTGATCCAGCAAAATGTGTTGCATGGCTTGCAAATAAACTATCAATCTATGGAATTACGTTAAAAGCCGGAGAAGTCATTTTATCTGGAGCACTGTCTGCCGCAATTGAAGGAGAACCTGGAGACACATTTTATGCGAAGTTTTCGGATTTAGGCGAAGTACGTGTGTCCTTTGTAGGTAGTTAA
- a CDS encoding acetaldehyde dehydrogenase (acetylating) produces the protein MEKVKVGIIGSGNIGSDLMVKLMKSDVLELTTMMGIDASSRGMQHAKYLGLQVFDTGVDGLLEQPELVDIIFDATSAGAHIHNAEVARKLGKQMLDLTPAAIGPFVSPTVNLGDHLDAENVNLITCGGQATIPIIHAINKIAPVEYGEIVATISSKSAGPGTRANIDEFTETTAKAIEEVGGAKKGKAIIILNPAEPPIMMRDTVHVIVEEGKVERKKISNAISDMVKKVQVFVPGYHLRTEPIFDGNKVTVFLEIEGAGHFLPKYAGNLDIMTAAAVKVAEEFAKNRVNVTAN, from the coding sequence ATGGAAAAAGTCAAAGTTGGAATAATTGGATCCGGAAATATCGGTTCTGACTTGATGGTTAAATTAATGAAATCAGACGTGTTGGAATTAACGACAATGATGGGAATTGATGCATCGTCAAGAGGAATGCAGCATGCCAAATATTTGGGCCTCCAAGTATTTGATACTGGGGTAGATGGTTTATTGGAACAGCCGGAATTAGTTGATATCATTTTTGATGCTACAAGTGCAGGAGCACATATCCATAATGCAGAGGTGGCAAGAAAGCTTGGCAAACAAATGTTAGATTTAACACCAGCTGCAATTGGACCTTTTGTTTCACCAACTGTTAATTTGGGGGATCATTTGGACGCAGAGAATGTAAATTTAATTACATGTGGCGGGCAAGCAACGATTCCAATTATCCATGCAATTAACAAGATAGCACCTGTAGAGTACGGAGAAATTGTTGCTACAATCTCCAGTAAAAGTGCTGGACCAGGAACAAGAGCGAATATTGATGAGTTTACCGAAACAACTGCGAAGGCGATTGAGGAAGTCGGTGGTGCAAAGAAAGGAAAGGCAATTATTATCCTAAATCCTGCGGAGCCACCAATTATGATGCGTGATACTGTCCATGTAATTGTTGAGGAAGGTAAAGTGGAACGGAAGAAAATCTCAAATGCAATTTCTGACATGGTGAAAAAGGTTCAGGTCTTCGTTCCAGGATATCATTTGCGTACAGAGCCGATTTTTGATGGAAATAAAGTAACTGTATTCCTTGAAATTGAAGGTGCTGGACATTTTCTGCCAAAATATGCCGGTAATCTTGACATCATGACAGCTGCAGCTGTAAAAGTAGCAGAGGAATTTGCGAAAAATCGTGTGAACGTAACAGCAAACTGA
- the dmpG gene encoding 4-hydroxy-2-oxovalerate aldolase — MTNQSEIKITEVALRDGSHAISHQYTVDQVTATAKALNEAHVPYIEVSHGDGLGGSSLQYGLSKTNELELIEAAVSVADFSKIAVLLLPGIGTIEDLKEAANLGAKMARVATHVTEADVSKQHIQTARDLGMETVGFLMMSHMAPTDKLLEQAKLMESYGADTVYVVDSAGALLPNQVKERIKALKQALNINIGFHGHNNLSLAMGNTLAAIEEGATRIDGSIRCLGAGAGNTQTEVLVAVLEKMGIQTGIDLYKIMDIAEDIVAPYLPKPQEINRDSLTLGYAGVYSSFLLHANRAAEKFSVESRDILVELGKREIVGGQEDMIVDVAAELSKAARK, encoded by the coding sequence ATGACAAATCAATCTGAAATTAAAATTACGGAAGTTGCATTACGAGATGGCAGTCATGCGATTAGCCATCAGTATACCGTTGACCAAGTTACAGCGACTGCAAAAGCATTAAACGAAGCGCACGTTCCCTATATTGAAGTATCCCATGGCGATGGATTAGGCGGCTCATCGCTACAATATGGATTATCTAAAACGAATGAGCTTGAATTAATAGAGGCTGCTGTTTCAGTCGCTGACTTCTCGAAAATCGCTGTATTATTGCTGCCGGGAATTGGGACGATTGAAGACTTAAAGGAAGCTGCTAATTTAGGCGCAAAAATGGCAAGAGTAGCAACACATGTAACGGAAGCAGACGTGTCCAAACAGCATATTCAAACAGCTAGAGATTTAGGAATGGAAACTGTGGGATTCTTAATGATGAGTCATATGGCTCCAACAGATAAATTACTTGAGCAAGCGAAATTAATGGAAAGCTATGGAGCAGACACTGTTTATGTTGTAGATTCTGCAGGTGCCTTGCTTCCAAATCAGGTTAAGGAAAGAATTAAAGCATTAAAACAAGCATTAAATATAAATATTGGTTTCCATGGTCATAATAATTTGTCGCTCGCAATGGGAAATACATTAGCTGCAATTGAAGAAGGAGCGACAAGAATCGATGGCAGCATACGCTGTCTAGGAGCAGGTGCAGGTAATACGCAGACAGAGGTTCTGGTTGCTGTATTAGAGAAGATGGGTATTCAAACAGGCATTGACCTTTATAAAATTATGGATATAGCGGAAGACATCGTCGCACCGTATTTACCAAAACCTCAAGAGATTAATCGTGATAGTTTAACTTTAGGCTACGCAGGGGTCTATTCTAGTTTTCTTTTACATGCTAATCGGGCTGCAGAGAAATTCTCAGTAGAATCTAGAGATATACTAGTAGAACTAGGTAAGAGAGAAATTGTCGGGGGTCAGGAAGATATGATCGTGGATGTTGCAGCAGAGCTCTCAAAAGCAGCTCGCAAATAG
- a CDS encoding 2-keto-4-pentenoate hydratase, producing the protein MDKELIQKLANYTHHAEKEKREIKKITADLYPELTIDEAYLVQEELVRQKLEEGHTIIGPKMGITSEAKMKQMNVDNPIYGYVFDNMVVEEGEPVSVSNYIHPKIEPEIGFVLKKDLAGPGVTALDVLLATEYVFPAVEIIDSRYENFNFTLPDVIADNTSAAGAIFGTYLRKPEELELDVVGVTLAINGEIKSLGAGAAVLGHPANSVARLANMLSEKGEKVKAGQPILTGGATAAVPITPGDFVQVKYGGLGDVSFAVKE; encoded by the coding sequence ATGGACAAAGAATTAATTCAAAAGCTCGCAAATTATACGCATCATGCTGAAAAAGAAAAGCGAGAGATAAAAAAGATCACAGCAGATTTATATCCAGAGCTTACAATTGATGAAGCATACCTTGTTCAGGAAGAATTGGTTCGTCAAAAGCTGGAAGAGGGTCACACAATCATTGGTCCAAAAATGGGGATTACGAGCGAAGCCAAGATGAAACAAATGAATGTTGATAATCCAATTTATGGATATGTATTCGATAACATGGTTGTAGAAGAAGGGGAGCCTGTCTCTGTTTCTAACTATATTCATCCAAAAATCGAACCAGAAATTGGGTTTGTCTTAAAAAAGGATTTAGCAGGACCAGGGGTTACTGCTCTTGATGTATTACTTGCAACGGAATATGTATTCCCAGCAGTAGAGATTATTGATAGCAGATATGAAAATTTCAATTTCACATTGCCGGATGTAATCGCGGATAATACTTCTGCTGCTGGAGCGATATTTGGTACATATTTGCGAAAACCAGAAGAATTAGAGTTGGATGTTGTCGGCGTGACATTAGCAATCAATGGTGAAATAAAATCACTGGGCGCAGGAGCTGCAGTTCTTGGTCATCCAGCTAATTCTGTTGCAAGACTGGCAAATATGTTAAGTGAAAAGGGAGAAAAGGTAAAAGCTGGTCAACCGATATTAACAGGTGGGGCCACAGCTGCTGTTCCAATTACTCCAGGAGATTTTGTACAAGTAAAATATGGTGGTTTAGGTGATGTAAGCTTTGCCGTCAAGGAATAA
- a CDS encoding 4-oxalocrotonate tautomerase: MPLVNIQIMEGRTPDKIEALLRNVTNAVSESLDAPKENVRVIVTEVPKTHWAIGGTSAKELGR; the protein is encoded by the coding sequence TTGCCACTAGTAAATATTCAGATCATGGAGGGAAGAACTCCGGATAAAATTGAAGCACTGCTGAGAAATGTTACCAATGCTGTAAGTGAATCATTGGATGCTCCGAAAGAAAATGTACGTGTCATTGTTACAGAAGTACCAAAAACACATTGGGCGATTGGTGGGACATCAGCAAAAGAGCTTGGCAGATAA
- a CDS encoding LysR family transcriptional regulator, protein MNESQLETFLTVSEYKSYSKAADALNVTQPTVTSRIKSLEDILKCELFTRTGHEISLTEEGIIFTEYAKNILININHSKEIKNMVKAPVIKVGFSPGYSYSFIIELLKAVKSIGNIDVQIADGYDSVSLNEKVLLGEVDLVFTRDMLPNSPYITSEYLFDNNLVVVLPIDHQLCKKQPLTIEDLNGETILSYKRNSELWKSIDHKLISAHDITRIEVENNEMLLNAVANELGIGIIPELGIDKKYKSSIVIKKIKTLTNIQNKVYVQYRINSQIEKLAKKIIYSVINHKYSGE, encoded by the coding sequence ATGAACGAAAGCCAATTGGAAACTTTCCTTACTGTTTCCGAATATAAAAGCTATTCAAAAGCTGCAGATGCGCTTAACGTTACACAACCAACCGTCACATCAAGAATAAAATCTCTTGAAGACATTTTAAAATGTGAATTATTTACTAGAACCGGCCATGAAATTTCCTTGACAGAGGAAGGGATTATTTTTACAGAATACGCCAAGAACATTTTAATCAATATTAATCATTCTAAGGAAATTAAAAATATGGTAAAAGCCCCTGTAATCAAGGTTGGATTCTCTCCAGGATACTCATATTCTTTTATTATCGAACTATTGAAAGCGGTTAAATCTATTGGCAATATAGATGTTCAAATAGCAGACGGCTATGATTCTGTTAGCTTAAATGAAAAAGTACTGTTAGGAGAGGTTGATCTGGTTTTTACTAGAGATATGCTTCCAAATAGCCCTTATATTACGTCAGAATATCTATTCGACAATAATCTTGTCGTTGTCCTTCCAATCGATCACCAACTGTGCAAAAAACAACCCCTGACCATTGAAGATTTAAACGGTGAAACAATCTTAAGCTATAAGCGAAACTCTGAGTTATGGAAATCCATTGATCATAAACTAATTAGCGCCCATGATATTACTCGTATTGAAGTCGAAAATAACGAAATGCTTCTGAATGCAGTTGCAAATGAGTTAGGTATTGGAATTATTCCTGAGCTTGGTATTGATAAGAAATATAAATCAAGTATAGTTATCAAAAAAATTAAAACGCTTACCAATATCCAGAATAAGGTCTATGTCCAATACCGAATAAACTCCCAGATTGAGAAACTTGCGAAAAAGATTATCTACTCAGTAATTAATCATAAGTATTCTGGAGAATAG
- a CDS encoding aromatic ring-hydroxylating oxygenase subunit alpha — MERIIQDNLEKSEFLVNRRVFTDKEILARERAEIFNKCWLFIGHETEIPEAGDYKRKKVGGRNLLFVHSQDGEIRALFNTCPHRGALVCREDSGNSRVFRCFYHAWSFKNDGELVGMPGKDGFPEGFNDEGTKNMKAVNRLESYRGFMFVNFDDNAISLDEYLGNAKEYIDLVVDQSEYGMEALGGVQQYSVRANWKLLAENSVDLYHGMPTHKTYFDIKQAQDPNLKRVKLEGKGINLGNGHSVIEYVAPWGRPVAQWTPIWDEEFKNDMEKMKTRLAERFGEDRADRIANYNRNIVIFPNLVINDIMAVTARTFYPSSPGYMEVQGYSLAPKGESDKHRLARNNNFLEFLGPGGFATPDDNEALELCQEAYNNNSEVEWNDISKGMVRGEGNALATDELQMRSFWRHYNSIIQESLNKEVAHR; from the coding sequence ATGGAGCGCATCATACAAGACAATTTGGAAAAAAGTGAGTTTCTTGTTAACCGACGTGTCTTTACCGATAAGGAAATACTAGCAAGAGAGCGTGCAGAAATATTCAATAAATGCTGGTTATTCATTGGGCATGAAACAGAAATACCTGAAGCAGGTGATTATAAACGGAAAAAAGTAGGTGGGCGTAACTTACTGTTTGTCCATAGTCAAGATGGTGAAATCCGAGCATTATTCAATACCTGTCCACATCGCGGTGCGCTTGTTTGTAGAGAAGACTCAGGGAATTCAAGAGTTTTTCGTTGCTTTTACCATGCGTGGAGTTTTAAAAATGATGGTGAATTAGTAGGTATGCCCGGAAAGGATGGTTTTCCTGAAGGGTTTAATGATGAAGGTACCAAAAACATGAAAGCGGTTAACAGACTGGAGAGTTATCGTGGATTCATGTTTGTTAACTTTGACGATAATGCAATTTCGCTCGATGAATACTTAGGAAATGCAAAAGAGTACATCGATCTTGTGGTTGATCAATCTGAGTACGGAATGGAAGCCCTTGGCGGGGTACAACAATATAGCGTAAGAGCGAACTGGAAACTATTAGCAGAAAATAGTGTGGACTTGTATCATGGTATGCCAACACATAAGACATATTTTGATATTAAACAAGCACAAGATCCTAATTTAAAACGTGTGAAACTGGAAGGTAAAGGGATTAATTTAGGCAACGGGCATAGTGTTATCGAATATGTCGCTCCATGGGGAAGACCAGTTGCACAGTGGACACCTATCTGGGACGAAGAATTTAAAAATGATATGGAGAAAATGAAAACTCGATTAGCAGAACGTTTTGGTGAAGATCGGGCGGACCGTATCGCCAATTATAACCGAAACATTGTTATTTTCCCTAATCTCGTAATCAACGATATCATGGCTGTTACTGCTAGAACGTTCTATCCATCATCACCAGGCTATATGGAGGTTCAGGGGTATTCATTAGCTCCTAAAGGTGAAAGTGATAAGCATCGTTTAGCTAGAAATAATAACTTCCTCGAGTTTTTAGGACCTGGTGGTTTTGCAACACCAGATGATAATGAGGCACTTGAATTATGTCAAGAAGCTTATAACAATAACTCGGAAGTTGAGTGGAATGATATCTCTAAAGGAATGGTTAGAGGAGAAGGGAATGCCTTAGCAACAGATGAGTTGCAAATGCGGAGCTTCTGGAGACATTATAATTCAATCATACAAGAATCCTTGAATAAGGAGGTTGCACATCGATGA
- a CDS encoding aromatic-ring-hydroxylating dioxygenase subunit beta codes for MTIKTLERQDIVDFLYTEAKILDEWRLMDWAALFTDDGTYIVPPIGEPEAIPTKSLFYIHDNRSRLQERAERLLKKEAHVEYPHSTTTRNYHNILVGDIESDVISVDCNFTTHRTKREVVDTFIGKIKYELVRENDRLAIQRKKVVLNLDSLRPHGKISLIL; via the coding sequence ATGACTATAAAAACACTAGAACGTCAGGATATCGTCGATTTCCTATACACCGAAGCAAAGATATTGGATGAGTGGAGATTAATGGATTGGGCTGCACTTTTTACCGATGATGGAACATATATTGTTCCACCAATCGGTGAACCAGAAGCAATTCCGACTAAATCACTATTTTATATACATGATAATCGCTCACGACTACAAGAGCGAGCAGAAAGGCTATTAAAGAAAGAAGCACATGTTGAATATCCACATTCTACAACAACAAGAAACTACCATAATATTCTAGTTGGTGATATAGAATCGGATGTCATTTCAGTAGATTGTAATTTTACAACACATCGTACGAAACGAGAGGTTGTCGACACGTTTATTGGCAAAATAAAATATGAATTAGTAAGAGAGAATGACCGTTTAGCGATTCAAAGGAAAAAAGTTGTTCTAAATCTAGATAGTTTACGACCACATGGGAAAATTAGCTTAATCCTGTAG
- a CDS encoding NAD(P)/FAD-dependent oxidoreductase, with translation MSNEQEIVDITIIGGGPVGMFTAFYAGMRQASVKIIESLPQLGGQLAALYPDKYVYDVAGFPQIKASELVDRLEEQMNQFEQEVCLNEEVIEVTKENDVFKLITGSAIHYSKTIIITAGNGAFKPRTMNLEDEDKFDNTNLHYSIKNIQDFANKDVVIFGGGDSAVDWALMLEKIAARVSLVHRRDKFRAHEHSVKQLKECSVNILTPYVPTALLGDTKLESIILKESKTKEEIELRADDYLVNYGFISNLGPINNWGLEIEKQSILVNSKAETNIPGIYAVGDIATYPGKVELMATGFGEAPIAVSNAKVYIDPNESMHVAHSTSIMSRKNHQKKETLPKTKAQASV, from the coding sequence ATGAGTAACGAGCAAGAAATAGTTGATATCACCATTATTGGTGGTGGTCCAGTGGGTATGTTTACTGCCTTTTATGCAGGCATGCGCCAAGCAAGTGTGAAAATAATCGAAAGTCTGCCACAGCTAGGTGGTCAGCTTGCCGCGTTATATCCAGATAAATATGTCTATGATGTAGCAGGCTTCCCTCAGATAAAGGCAAGTGAGCTGGTGGATCGGTTAGAAGAACAGATGAATCAATTTGAGCAAGAGGTTTGTTTGAATGAAGAAGTTATTGAAGTAACAAAGGAAAATGATGTATTCAAACTAATTACAGGCTCAGCGATCCATTACTCTAAGACGATTATTATTACTGCTGGAAATGGAGCTTTTAAACCGAGAACAATGAATCTCGAAGATGAAGATAAATTTGATAACACGAATCTGCATTACAGTATTAAAAACATCCAAGATTTTGCGAATAAAGATGTCGTAATTTTTGGTGGTGGTGATTCAGCAGTTGATTGGGCTTTAATGCTAGAGAAAATAGCTGCTCGTGTGTCTTTAGTTCATAGAAGAGATAAGTTTCGAGCACATGAGCACAGTGTTAAACAATTAAAGGAGTGCTCAGTTAACATCCTTACCCCATATGTTCCTACAGCACTATTAGGGGACACAAAACTGGAGTCTATCATTTTAAAGGAATCAAAGACAAAAGAGGAAATCGAATTAAGGGCAGATGATTATTTAGTGAATTATGGTTTTATCTCCAATTTAGGCCCGATTAATAATTGGGGACTAGAAATAGAGAAGCAGTCAATATTAGTCAATTCAAAGGCAGAGACGAATATTCCAGGAATTTATGCTGTTGGCGATATTGCAACCTATCCTGGAAAGGTTGAGTTAATGGCGACAGGGTTTGGTGAAGCGCCAATCGCGGTTAGTAATGCGAAGGTGTACATTGATCCGAATGAATCAATGCATGTTGCTCATAGTACATCGATTATGAGCAGGAAGAATCATCAAAAGAAAGAAACACTACCGAAAACAAAAGCGCAAGCGTCCGTTTAA
- a CDS encoding VOC family protein encodes MSKISEEIVKESAQVRLDNYLRTVAHLGHVEISVTKFEESLWFYREVMGLEVTEIEGDRAYLRAWQDFDHHTLVLKAADVSEVNRVGWRVSAKETLELFEKQLTKMNIEFNWVEGGSKKALGDAIHFTSPSGIPIELYWEKELFVTDDPKLKSPLPSHPSKYPARGVSPRRFDHVNFMVDDVQKEQQWWTELLGIHHRYFVQNKEDIRLGSWLSRTNIAHEIAFMRNGNQNGGIFHHLAYYLDSPDELLRAANIMAENGIKIEWGPGKHGTSGAQFIYVFEPSGHRVEIWTGGILMFAPEWKPIEWPAGVGELGLEMWGSKPPQSYFTYGTKLGK; translated from the coding sequence ATGTCAAAGATTTCAGAGGAGATTGTTAAAGAGTCGGCACAAGTAAGGTTGGATAACTATTTAAGAACGGTTGCACATTTAGGGCATGTAGAAATAAGTGTAACTAAATTTGAAGAATCATTATGGTTTTATCGAGAAGTAATGGGATTAGAAGTAACAGAAATAGAAGGGGATCGCGCTTATTTAAGAGCGTGGCAGGATTTTGACCATCATACATTAGTATTAAAAGCAGCTGATGTTTCCGAGGTGAATCGTGTCGGTTGGCGTGTAAGCGCAAAAGAAACCTTAGAACTTTTTGAAAAGCAACTAACAAAAATGAATATTGAATTTAACTGGGTAGAGGGTGGAAGTAAGAAAGCATTAGGTGATGCAATACATTTCACATCACCATCGGGTATCCCAATTGAGCTATATTGGGAAAAGGAATTGTTCGTTACGGATGATCCGAAGCTGAAGTCTCCATTACCTAGTCATCCAAGTAAATATCCGGCTAGAGGGGTTTCGCCACGCCGCTTTGATCATGTGAATTTCATGGTAGATGATGTTCAAAAAGAACAACAATGGTGGACCGAATTACTTGGAATTCACCATCGTTACTTCGTTCAGAATAAAGAAGATATCCGACTTGGTTCATGGTTGAGCAGAACAAATATTGCCCATGAAATTGCATTTATGAGAAATGGTAACCAAAACGGAGGCATTTTCCATCATCTAGCATACTATCTGGATTCACCGGATGAATTATTACGCGCAGCAAATATCATGGCGGAAAATGGAATAAAAATTGAATGGGGTCCAGGTAAGCATGGAACAAGTGGAGCACAATTCATCTATGTGTTTGAGCCATCTGGCCACCGAGTTGAAATTTGGACAGGCGGAATTCTAATGTTTGCTCCGGAATGGAAGCCAATCGAATGGCCAGCTGGAGTTGGTGAGCTTGGTTTAGAAATGTGGGGAAGTAAGCCGCCACAAAGCTACTTTACGTACGGCACGAAATTAGGTAAATAA
- a CDS encoding amidohydrolase family protein: MEKSLRIDFHTHVISEEFLNLAEKYGDDRWPILEKTCDCGANIMIKGKKFREITDQAWDTETRLQDMENEGIDIQVLSPIPVTFSYWSNPEQGLELARFQNDFIASIVKEHPTKFIGLATVPLQDVDLAIQEMDRAINELGLRGVQIGSNVNGKNLDDDALDLFFKAANDNNVPLFVHPWETMGRERMPRHNFMYMVGMPSETALAAGSIIMSGMLDKYPSLKVCFAHGGGSLPYLLPRMDKGWNVWPQIRKTEKAPSHYAKLLYYDTLVYDENNLQFMIDRFGADQIIAGSDYPFLLREAPSGKVVDKLSTLSNEEKKRIHGLNALRFLGLEVENFQ; the protein is encoded by the coding sequence GTGGAGAAAAGCTTAAGGATCGATTTTCATACACATGTAATATCAGAGGAGTTTTTAAATTTAGCTGAAAAATACGGGGATGATCGTTGGCCTATCTTAGAGAAAACATGTGACTGTGGTGCAAACATTATGATAAAGGGCAAGAAATTTAGAGAAATCACGGATCAAGCATGGGATACTGAAACAAGGTTGCAGGATATGGAGAATGAAGGAATTGATATTCAGGTTCTATCGCCGATCCCTGTTACATTTAGTTATTGGTCAAATCCAGAACAAGGTTTGGAACTGGCAAGATTTCAGAATGATTTTATCGCTTCAATTGTAAAGGAGCATCCAACAAAATTTATTGGTTTGGCTACGGTTCCACTGCAGGATGTTGATTTAGCAATCCAAGAAATGGACCGGGCAATTAATGAACTTGGCCTTCGAGGCGTTCAAATCGGCAGTAATGTTAATGGTAAGAATCTGGATGATGATGCACTCGATTTATTCTTTAAGGCTGCGAATGATAACAATGTGCCACTATTTGTTCATCCGTGGGAGACAATGGGTAGGGAAAGAATGCCAAGACATAATTTTATGTATATGGTTGGTATGCCCTCGGAAACAGCCCTTGCAGCTGGAAGTATTATTATGAGTGGGATGCTTGATAAATATCCGAGCTTAAAAGTTTGCTTCGCTCATGGAGGTGGGTCACTTCCATATTTATTACCTCGAATGGACAAAGGATGGAATGTATGGCCACAAATAAGAAAGACGGAAAAGGCGCCGAGTCATTATGCGAAATTACTTTATTATGACACGCTTGTTTATGATGAGAATAACCTGCAATTTATGATTGACCGTTTCGGAGCAGATCAAATCATAGCTGGGTCAGACTATCCATTTCTGCTTCGGGAAGCACCATCTGGAAAAGTTGTTGATAAATTATCGACATTGAGTAATGAGGAAAAGAAACGAATCCATGGGCTAAATGCTTTGAGATTTTTAGGATTAGAAGTTGAAAACTTTCAGTGA
- a CDS encoding DUF362 domain-containing protein, translating into MAFVITHPCTNEKAGECVSICPVDCIVEGDDQFFIDPNTCIECGACVAACPVEAIIDEHDLTDEQEVYLEKAESFFG; encoded by the coding sequence TTGGCATTTGTCATTACACATCCATGTACAAATGAAAAAGCAGGAGAATGTGTCAGTATTTGTCCAGTAGACTGCATCGTAGAAGGTGATGATCAATTCTTTATTGATCCAAATACATGTATTGAATGTGGTGCTTGTGTCGCTGCATGCCCAGTCGAGGCAATCATTGATGAACATGATTTAACTGATGAACAAGAGGTTTATCTAGAAAAAGCAGAGAGCTTTTTTGGTTAG
- a CDS encoding GNAT family N-acetyltransferase, which yields MMNIREIEEKDNLIIEGIIKKSLESFNLDIPGTAYYDPYLKNLYRFYQTQTNSKYWVIENEGGKVVGGCGIGPFDKEGKIGELQKLYLAPTAQGKGLAKELMKVALEFAREHYAHCYLETFAKLESANHLYEKFGFKRLEQSLSQTTHDSCDTWYMKEL from the coding sequence ATGATGAATATTCGCGAAATTGAAGAAAAAGATAATCTAATTATAGAGGGAATTATTAAGAAATCATTGGAGTCATTTAATTTAGACATACCAGGAACAGCGTATTATGATCCTTATTTGAAAAATCTCTATAGATTTTATCAAACACAAACCAATTCCAAATATTGGGTGATTGAAAATGAGGGCGGAAAAGTAGTTGGCGGCTGCGGGATTGGTCCTTTTGATAAGGAAGGGAAGATAGGCGAATTGCAAAAACTTTATCTCGCTCCAACAGCGCAGGGGAAGGGACTAGCTAAAGAATTAATGAAAGTAGCACTTGAGTTTGCAAGAGAGCATTATGCTCATTGTTACTTAGAAACTTTTGCGAAACTAGAAAGTGCAAACCATTTATATGAAAAATTTGGTTTTAAACGTTTAGAACAATCACTTAGTCAAACAACACATGATTCTTGTGATACATGGTATATGAAGGAATTGTAG